The proteins below come from a single Kryptolebias marmoratus isolate JLee-2015 linkage group LG12, ASM164957v2, whole genome shotgun sequence genomic window:
- the proza gene encoding protein Z, vitamin K-dependent plasma glycoprotein a codes for MNFSITYAALLSLFAGVAAAIQSPQTVFLEKQLATSLISRQKRNVGTPSSTLEQACMEKVCTYEEARKYFQDSYRTDIFWSVYIDGDQCAENPCKNGAMCSDSVGGYDCVCKSGFTGVHCEKDETLCTLEREKGCSQFCKPGYTSYECSCARGWKLSRSNKNKCEPAVTFPCGKVNSLSPWNNRQTSNVEGLTCTSTQCPWQALLKTPESAGYCSGVILKENLVLTSAQCANKYSSFQVVVGKRSLNNRDNDEQTLYTKLIHVHPRYVEGRPENDLAVIELRDRIIFKKTIVAACLPERDFAESVLMSGDLPAVVTGWKMLEQQPVFQGSLTFNFLQYKKLPQCVETYPTLMTNKMGCTAPRTNDPCTINTGSPLLTLYREVFFLTGVVSKPEGADCTKGFVFQKVSRHLSWLQSFMGSR; via the exons ATGAATTTCTCGATCACATATGCTGctcttctgtctctgtttgCTGGGGTGGCAGCAGCCATTCAGAGCCCTCAGACAG TGTTTCTGGAAAAGCAGCTGGCCACCTCGCTGATCTCCCGTCAGAAGAGGAACGTGGGAACGCCATCCTCCACCCTGGAACAGGCTTGCATGGAGAAGGTGTGCACCTACGAGGAGGCCAGAAAGTATTTCCAGGACTCGTATCGCACG GACATCTTCTGGTCAGTTTACATCG ATGGAGATCAATGTGCAGAGAACCCCTGCAAGAACGGAGCCATGTGTTCAGACAGCGTGGGAGGCTACGACTGCGTCTGCAAGTCGGGTTTCACCGGGGTCCACTGTGAAAAAG ATGAGACTCTTTGCACTCTGGAAAGGGAGAAGGGCTGCTCGCAGTTCTGCAAACCGGGCTACACATCTTATGAGTGTTCCTGTGCTCGTGGATGGAAGCTCAGCCGTTCGAACAAGAACAAGTGTGAGCCTGCAG TCACGTTCCCCTGTGGTAAGGTGAACAGTCTGAGTCCGTGGAACAACAGACAGACCAGCAACGTTGAAGGACTAACTTGTACATCCACACAGTGTCCTTGGCAG GCTCTGCTGAAGACTCCAGAGTCTGCGGGTTACTGTAGCGGAGTCATCCTGAAGGAGAACCTGGTCCTGACTTCAGCTCAGTGTGCCAACAAATACAGCTCCTTCCAGGTTGTAGTCG GTAAACGAAGCCTTAACAACAGAGACAATGACGAGCAGACACTGTACACAAAATTAATTCATGTCCACCCTCGTTATGTGGAAGGCCGCCCTGAAAACGACCTGGCTGTGATCGAGCTCCGCGACCGCATAATCTTTAAGAAAACCATTGttgctgcctgtctgcctgaGAGGGACTTTGCTGAGAGCGTCTTGATGTCAGGAGACCTCCCAGCTGTTGTCACTGGCTGGAAAATGCTTGAACAGCAGCCTGTTTTCCAGGGCTCGCTCACTTTTAACTTCCTACAGTACAAAAAGCTGCCTCAGTGTGTGGAAACATACCCCACGTTGATGACCAATAAAATGGGCTGCACAGCTCCACGGACCAATGACCCCTGCACCATAAACACCGGCAGCCCCCTGCTCACCCTGTACAGGGAGGTGTTCTTCCTCACTGGGGTGGTGAGCAAGCCAGAGGGGGCCGACTGCACCAAAGGATTCGTCTTCCAAAAAGTGTCGcgccacctcagctggctgcAGTCATTCATGGGCTCACGTTAG
- the LOC108239252 gene encoding zinc finger protein OZF-like, with the protein MTAATGGEDCGGAETIRNPDLFTHDDESSSSQTEVSEEGEDDEELYDPNFQLKDLSDSGSEPEDSDWKKSRAPETDENAVNTPHSFSDCGKQFYTTRHSRTMSSNCLVNKKCYRDKKSGRSSRKIQSKQKSFSCDDCEKRFDNKSNLNRHIRIHTGHKPFACDLCGQRFGYKTVLKVHMIIHTGQKPFACGVCEKKFGHKSNLNTHMIIHTGQKPFACDVCERRFGHKSTLNRHMTIHTGQKPFACDVCEKKFGDESTLNTHMIIHTGQKPFICGVCGRRFGHKSHLNKHIRIHTGQKPFACDLCDKRFGDKSNLNTHIRIHAGHKPFACDLCEKSFGQKSTLNTHMIIHTGQKPFACDVCEKRFGHKSNLNSHMIIHTGQKPFACNVCEKRFGHKSALNRHMIIHKGQKPFAFGVCEKSFEQKSTLSTHTIIHTGGENS; encoded by the coding sequence ATGACAGCAGCAACTGGTGGAGAggactgtggaggagcagaaactaTCAGGAACCCAGATCTCTTTACTCATGATGATGAGTCCAGCTCTTCGCAGACTGAAGTCAGTGAGgaaggtgaagatgatgaagaatTATACGATCCTAACTTTCAGCTGAAAGACTTATCAGActctggatcagaacctgaaGACAGTGACTGGAAGAAGAGCAGGGCTCCTGAGACAGATGAAAACGCTGTCAACACGCCTCACAGCTTTTCTGACTGTGGTAAACAATTTTACACGACACGTCATTCAAGAACAATGTCTTCAAATTGTTTGGTGAATAAGAAATGTTACAGAGACAAGAAATCTGGTAGGTCAAGCAGGAAAATCcagtcaaaacagaaatcatttaGTTGCGATGACTGTGAAAAAAGATTTGACAacaagtcaaatttaaacagacacataagaatccacacaggacatAAACCATTTGCTTGTGATCTTTGTGGACAAAGGTTTGGATACAAGACAGTTTTAAAAGTACACATGATAATCCACACAGGACAAAAACCATTTGCCTGTGGCgtttgtgaaaaaaagtttggacacaagtcaaatttaaacactCACATGATAATCCACACAGGACAAAAACCATTTGCATGTGATGTTTGTGAAAGAAGGTTTGGACACAAGTcaactttaaacagacacatgacaattcacacaggacagaaaccatttgcttgtgatgtttgtgaaaaaaaatttgGGGATGAGTCAACTTTAAACACTCACATGAtaatccacacaggacagaaaccatttaTTTGTGGTGTTTGTGGACGAAGGTTTGGACACaagtcacatttaaacaaacacataagaatccacacaggacagaaaccatttgcttGTGATCTTTGTGATAAAAGGTTTGGAGACAAGTctaatttaaacacacacattagaaTCCACGCAGGACATAAACCATTTGCTTGTGATCTTTGTGAAAAAAGCTTTGGACAAAAGTCAACTTTAAATACACACATGAtaatccacacaggacagaaaccatttgcttgtgatgtttgtgaaaaaaggtttggacacaagtcaaatttaaacagtCACATGATAATCCACACAGGACAAAAACCATTTGCTTGtaatgtttgtgaaaaaaggtttggacacaaatcagctttaaacagacacatgattATCCACAAAGGACAGAAACCGTTTGCTTttggtgtttgtgaaaaaagcTTTGAACAAAAGTCAACTTTAAGCACACACACGATAATCCACACTGGAGGGGAAAACAGTTAA